The Pseudofrankia sp. DC12 region TGCATCGCCGCGAAGCGGTTCATCGTCCACGACGCCGTCTACGACGAGTTCGCCCGGCTGTTCACCGAGAAGATGGCCGCGCTGACGGTTGGCGATCCCATGACCGACGGTGTCGACGTCGGCCCGGTCGCGACCGAGCAGGGCCGGGTCGACCTGGAGGAGCTGCTCGACGACGCCGTCGCCAAGGGCGCCTCCGTGCTGTGCGGCGGCAAGGCGCCCGCTGGGCCGGGCTGGTTCTTCCCCCCGACGGTCGTCGCCGAGGTCACTCCCGCCATGCGGCTCTACCTGGAGGAGACGTTCGGGCCGCTCGCGGCCCTCTACCGGGCGCCGGACCTCGACACGGCCCTGGAGATCGCCAACGCCACCTCGTTCGGGCTCAGCTCGAACGCCTGGACGACGGACCCGGCCGAGCAGGAGCGGTTCGCGAACGAGCTGGTCGCCGGCGCGGTCTTCATCAACGGCATGACGACCTCGTACCCGGAGCTCCCGTTCGGCGGGGTCCGCCGCTCCGGCTACGGGCGTGAGCTGGGCGCCGTCGGCATCCGGGAGTTCTGCAACCAGAAGACCGTCTGGGTGGGCTGAGCCGACCGCCGGCTCGCGGTCGGGCCTCCTGGCCGCGGCTCTATCGTGTCGTCATGCGGATGCTGGTTGTCGAGGACGCGGCCGCGGCGCGGGACATCATGGCTGCGGGGTGACCCCCGGGGAGCGCCGGACCCTGGAAGCCGTCCGGGACGAGCTGGCGCGGCTGGTGCGCTACGACGACGAGTCGCTGGTCCACGACACCTGGATCCGGCAGCGCTACGAGGGCGGGCTCGCCGGGACGTACGCCCCCGCCCGGGCCGAGGCGGTGACCACGGCCTGGCACGAGGCGGGGCACGCGGTCGCGGTGCTCGCCGTCGCCGCCCGGTTCAGCTCGGCCTCGATCCGGGCCGGCGCGCGAAGCTACGGGCGGGTGCACTCGATCACCGGTGGCGGCCCGGACGCGTTCGTGATCGCCGCCGGCGGACGGGTCGGGGAGGGGCTGCGGCGCTGGACGCTGCTGTCGTCCGACGCCGACGTCCGGTCCTTCCTGGCGTCGTGGCGGGACGACGGCGGCGACGCCCGGCGCTTCCGGGCCGGCCTGGGCGCCAGCCCGTTCGCCGGCGACGAGGTGAGCGCCTGGCGGTACTGCGTGGACCAGCTGACGCCGTGGCGGCCGGGTGTCCGGTCGCTGGCGCGCGGCCTGCTGGTCTGGCCACGCCACCTGCCATACGCGGTGGCGGCGGAGCTCGCCGGTCCGCCTCCCGCCTGACACCGGGAGGCGGTCCGACGCCCGCCCGCCGGGCCTCGCGCAGGCCGGGGCCGGTCGCCGGTGATGTGAGCTGATCGGCAGAACGTTGACAGTTTCTGGTAACCCCCGCACACTGCGAACGCGATCTGTAGGTGGAAGCCGGTGTGAGTCCGGCGCGGTCGCGCCACTGTGACCGAGCTTTCCCCGCCCGTCGGGGTGGCCGCTCGGGAGTCAGACCCACCTGCCGGCCGAGTCCGATTGTTCAGGGACGCGTGATCCCGAAGGGGGCTACCGTGAGTACTGCTGCGCCCGGCACCGAGGCGTATGGCCAGTCGATTTCCTCACCGATCACGGCGCGAGCGCTGTGGCTTGGGGGAGTCCTGATTCTCTCGCTGCTGCTCTACTACTTCATCGGCGTCGACCAGGGCGCGACGTCGCTGTTTGGTCAGGACAGCCACATCCACGAGTTCGTCCACGACTCGCGGCACTTCCTCGGCTTCCCCTGCCACTGAGCGGCGGGAGCCACGATGGAATCACGTTTCATCTATCGTGCGCTCGTTGTCGGCGCCTTCGGCGGGCTGCTGGCATTCGTGTTCGCGCGGATCTTCGCCGAGCCGTTCATCCAGAGCGCGATCGACTACGAGTCGGGCCGTGACGAGGCCCAGGCCGCGCTGGACAAGGCGGCCGGCCTGCCGGTCAGCGCCGGGGACGCGGAGATCTTCAGCCGGTCGGTCCAGCGCAACTTCGGTATCGCCACCGGGATGGTCCTGTTCGGGCTGGCGATGGGTGGCCTGTTCGTCGTGGCCTACCTGATGCTGTCGCGCCGTTTCCCGGGGCTTCGGCCACGGGTGCTCGCGGCTCTCGTCGCGGCGGCTGGTTTCGTCGGCGTCTACCTGGTGCCGTTCGTGAAGTACCCGGCCAACCCGCCCGCGATCGGCCACTCCGAGACGATCGGCGACCGCAGTGCGGTCTATCTGGCGATGGTTGGCATCTCGATTGTCGCGCTTATCCTCGCCGTGGTCGCTGGCTACCGGCTCGCCGGGCGTTTCGGG contains the following coding sequences:
- a CDS encoding CbtA family protein, coding for MESRFIYRALVVGAFGGLLAFVFARIFAEPFIQSAIDYESGRDEAQAALDKAAGLPVSAGDAEIFSRSVQRNFGIATGMVLFGLAMGGLFVVAYLMLSRRFPGLRPRVLAALVAAAGFVGVYLVPFVKYPANPPAIGHSETIGDRSAVYLAMVGISIVALILAVVAGYRLAGRFGAWNASLLAAFGFVVVISVAMALLPALGHFPLNEAQYGKHATETPQPLLGPDGKIVYPGFPADVLFKFRLYSVIAQMIMWATIGLAFGALAERAAAKAKAPAAARPAAAVASPSPAA
- a CDS encoding CbtB domain-containing protein codes for the protein MSTAAPGTEAYGQSISSPITARALWLGGVLILSLLLYYFIGVDQGATSLFGQDSHIHEFVHDSRHFLGFPCH